Proteins found in one Afipia sp. P52-10 genomic segment:
- a CDS encoding LysR family transcriptional regulator: protein MIDKLEMLLALARERHFGRAAEACGVTQPTMSTGIKQLEEILGVMLVQRGSRFLGFTPEGERTLDWARRIVADSRAMRQEINALKHGLTGEIRLAVIPTVLGMVASLTTPFRAKHPDVRFEILSCTSIETLALLENLEVDAGLTYLDNEPIGKVETVPLYRESYRLLTSPDGQFGDRDVVTWKEVGQVPLCLLTPDMQNRRIIDRVLRSVGAEAQPTLSSNSVIVLYTHVKTGRWASVMPAKLADTLGLPDAIRAIPIVEPDVTYRIGLVILPRNPMTPLISALVQTVKEIAPVLDA, encoded by the coding sequence GTGATCGACAAGCTCGAAATGCTGCTCGCGTTGGCGCGGGAACGTCACTTCGGCCGCGCCGCCGAGGCGTGCGGCGTCACGCAGCCGACGATGTCCACTGGCATCAAGCAGCTGGAAGAAATCCTCGGTGTGATGCTGGTCCAGCGCGGCTCACGCTTTCTAGGCTTCACGCCGGAGGGCGAGCGTACGCTTGATTGGGCACGGCGCATCGTCGCCGACTCGCGGGCGATGAGGCAGGAGATCAACGCGCTGAAGCATGGTCTGACCGGCGAGATCCGGCTCGCGGTGATCCCTACCGTTCTCGGCATGGTCGCGTCGCTGACGACTCCGTTTCGGGCCAAGCATCCGGACGTGCGTTTCGAGATTCTGTCATGCACGTCGATCGAGACGCTCGCGCTGTTAGAGAATCTGGAGGTGGATGCCGGGTTGACCTACCTCGATAACGAGCCGATCGGAAAGGTCGAGACGGTGCCGCTTTATCGCGAGAGCTACCGGCTGCTGACGTCACCGGACGGGCAGTTTGGTGATCGCGATGTGGTGACCTGGAAGGAGGTCGGCCAGGTGCCGCTATGCCTGCTGACGCCGGACATGCAAAATCGCCGGATCATCGACCGCGTATTGCGTTCCGTCGGCGCCGAGGCGCAGCCGACGTTGTCTTCGAACTCGGTGATCGTCCTGTATACCCATGTGAAGACCGGGCGCTGGGCGAGCGTCATGCCGGCGAAGCTTGCCGACACGCTCGGTTTGCCCGATGCGATCCGCGCAATTCCGATTGTCGAGCCTGACGTCACCTACAGGATCGGTCTCGTGATCCTGCCACGCAATCCGATGACGCCGCTGATTTCCGCGCTGGTGCAAACTGTGAAGGAAATTGCTCCGGTGCTCGATGCATAA
- a CDS encoding formate dehydrogenase subunit gamma, which yields MTTVRDWEPNQAAAIIAQHAGREGPTLLILQALQNAFGYVPEAAIPMVAQALNLSRAEVHGVFSFYHDLRDKPAGRRVLKLCRAEACQAAGGEHLVARAESKLGVAIGETTADQRVTLEPVYCLGLCATAPSAMLDGRVVGRLDDKRLDALVMEAQQ from the coding sequence ATGACGACAGTCAGAGATTGGGAACCGAACCAGGCTGCGGCGATTATCGCCCAACATGCGGGGCGCGAAGGTCCCACCCTGCTGATTTTGCAGGCCTTGCAGAACGCGTTCGGCTACGTGCCCGAGGCGGCGATTCCGATGGTGGCGCAAGCGCTTAACCTGTCTCGGGCGGAGGTCCACGGGGTCTTCAGCTTCTATCATGACCTGCGCGACAAGCCGGCCGGCCGGCGCGTCTTGAAACTCTGCCGGGCCGAGGCCTGTCAGGCAGCAGGCGGCGAGCATCTCGTCGCGCGCGCCGAATCAAAACTCGGAGTGGCAATCGGAGAGACCACAGCCGATCAGCGCGTGACGCTGGAGCCGGTCTATTGTCTCGGCCTGTGCGCCACGGCGCCGTCGGCGATGCTGGATGGCCGCGTGGTTGGTCGCCTTGATGACAAGCGCCTCGATGCCCTCGTAATGGAGGCGCAGCAATGA
- a CDS encoding circularly permuted type 2 ATP-grasp protein encodes MTSATSGMTTPVTIDDGWAAAFADYKALPGVPDEFLGTDGLPRSQWRRWMELVAASDIDRSLGVAERHIRDLGISYRVRGEAKERTWPLSGLPLLIEERDWADISASIVQRASLLEALLADIYGPAYLISDGVLPAAVVAGSPEFLRPMVGVTPPGGRWMHLYAADIARGPDGRWWVLNDRAQAPPGAGYALENRLAISSAYSATYQQMNVQRLAPFFREFRNGLKAMAERSQPRICLMTPGSYSATYFEQSYLAKYLGFLLVEGDDLVVHGGQVHVRTIAGLKRADVLWRRVDADYVDPIELNGASRLGVPRLLSAIRDGNTVVANMPGTGFIESRALLGFLPSVCRHLLGEDLAMPNIATWWCGQADARACVLADLQTMSVAGAFVDRVPGFETEQHVLLPGEMPPDDLQRLRAAIAARGVDFVGHEVVRLSTTPVWESGRLQPRPFVLRVYAAATADGWQVMPGGFCLISETADARAVSIGEGVKSADVWVLSEEPVVLETLLPSEEDVSIRRILGNLPSRAADNLFWYGRYLERAEAVLRIVRCLCSRSLEPDLMSSDGRDALRRLGRLLIAWGTTPEDSPDDDLLSVARNALASERDYGSALSNVRMAYGAGSVIRERLSVDSFKLISSLDQLLGMRGRSVSNFAEAFEVADQGVVSLAAISGLAQENVNRVAGWRFLDMGRRIERAINTCRFARSFGGDKASADDLDILLDLIDSQITYRSRYLTGVALAPVLDMVLLDPFNPRSTSFQVDQIRMHLATLPSLNDDGLPEEPKRIIELFSGEIASTSARKVDVPMILAFEQKLTGFADAVAARYFLQRPEGLKSKSASGLA; translated from the coding sequence ATGACATCCGCCACGAGTGGCATGACGACGCCGGTGACGATTGATGACGGCTGGGCCGCAGCCTTTGCGGATTATAAGGCTTTGCCCGGTGTACCGGATGAGTTCCTTGGCACGGACGGTCTGCCAAGATCGCAGTGGCGGCGCTGGATGGAATTGGTTGCCGCCAGCGATATCGATCGTTCGCTCGGTGTTGCCGAGCGGCATATCCGCGATCTGGGTATTTCCTATCGCGTGCGTGGTGAGGCGAAGGAGCGGACCTGGCCTCTCAGCGGGCTTCCCCTGCTGATCGAGGAGCGGGACTGGGCAGATATCTCGGCAAGCATCGTTCAGCGGGCCTCGTTGCTGGAAGCGCTGCTCGCCGACATCTACGGGCCGGCTTATCTCATCTCAGATGGAGTCCTGCCCGCCGCGGTCGTTGCCGGCAGTCCGGAGTTTCTGCGGCCGATGGTGGGCGTAACACCGCCCGGCGGACGCTGGATGCATCTTTATGCCGCCGACATCGCGCGCGGTCCCGATGGGCGCTGGTGGGTGTTGAACGATCGTGCGCAGGCGCCGCCCGGCGCAGGCTACGCTCTGGAAAACCGGCTTGCCATTTCAAGCGCCTATTCCGCGACCTATCAGCAGATGAACGTGCAGCGATTGGCGCCCTTCTTCCGAGAGTTTCGCAATGGGCTGAAAGCCATGGCGGAGCGCTCGCAGCCGCGTATCTGCCTGATGACGCCGGGCTCCTATAGCGCCACCTATTTCGAACAGTCGTATCTGGCGAAGTATCTCGGCTTCCTGCTCGTCGAAGGCGACGATCTCGTCGTTCACGGTGGCCAGGTGCATGTCCGCACCATTGCCGGGCTGAAGCGGGCCGATGTGCTGTGGCGGCGCGTGGATGCCGATTACGTCGATCCGATCGAGTTGAATGGCGCATCCCGCCTTGGTGTGCCGCGTCTGCTGTCAGCGATCCGCGACGGTAATACCGTGGTGGCCAACATGCCGGGTACGGGCTTCATCGAGTCTCGCGCCTTGCTGGGATTTCTGCCATCCGTCTGCCGTCACCTCCTTGGCGAGGACCTCGCCATGCCCAACATCGCGACCTGGTGGTGCGGGCAGGCGGACGCCCGCGCGTGTGTTCTGGCGGATCTGCAGACGATGTCGGTTGCCGGTGCGTTTGTCGATCGGGTCCCGGGCTTTGAAACCGAACAGCATGTGCTTCTCCCCGGAGAGATGCCGCCTGACGATCTGCAGCGCTTGCGGGCTGCGATCGCTGCGCGCGGCGTCGATTTTGTGGGACATGAGGTCGTTCGCTTGTCGACGACGCCGGTGTGGGAAAGCGGCCGGCTGCAGCCGCGCCCGTTCGTGTTGCGCGTGTATGCGGCAGCAACGGCCGACGGGTGGCAGGTGATGCCCGGTGGTTTTTGCTTGATTTCGGAGACGGCCGATGCGCGGGCTGTCAGCATCGGCGAAGGGGTGAAATCCGCGGATGTGTGGGTGCTCTCCGAGGAACCGGTCGTGCTGGAAACACTGTTGCCATCCGAAGAGGATGTCAGCATTCGACGAATTCTCGGCAATCTGCCGAGCCGCGCGGCTGACAATCTCTTCTGGTACGGCCGCTATCTGGAGCGGGCCGAAGCCGTGCTCCGAATCGTACGCTGCTTGTGTTCGCGCAGTCTAGAACCGGATCTGATGAGCAGCGATGGTCGGGATGCGTTGCGGCGACTCGGCCGGCTGTTGATTGCCTGGGGAACGACGCCCGAAGATTCCCCTGACGATGATTTGCTGTCGGTCGCGCGCAACGCGCTCGCTTCCGAGCGTGATTATGGTTCCGCGCTCTCCAATGTCCGGATGGCGTATGGCGCCGGCTCGGTGATCCGCGAGCGATTGTCGGTCGACAGTTTCAAGCTTATCAGCAGTCTCGACCAGTTGCTCGGCATGCGCGGACGCTCGGTTTCGAACTTTGCTGAGGCGTTCGAGGTGGCGGATCAAGGGGTGGTGTCGCTAGCGGCAATCTCCGGCCTGGCGCAGGAAAACGTCAACCGCGTCGCCGGCTGGCGATTTCTCGACATGGGCCGCCGGATCGAGCGTGCGATCAACACCTGCCGGTTCGCGCGCAGTTTCGGGGGCGATAAGGCCAGCGCCGACGACCTAGACATTCTGCTCGATCTGATCGACTCGCAGATCACCTACCGATCGCGTTATCTGACCGGCGTCGCGCTCGCGCCGGTGCTCGACATGGTGCTGCTCGATCCATTCAATCCGCGTTCGACGAGCTTCCAGGTCGATCAGATCCGCATGCATCTGGCTACGCTTCCGTCGCTGAACGACGATGGCTTACCTGAGGAGCCGAAGCGGATCATCGAGCTGTTCAGTGGCGAGATCGCCAGCACGTCGGCCCGCAAGGTCGATGTGCCGATGATCCTTGCCTTCGAACAGAAGCTGACGGGTTTCGCTGACGCCGTCGCTGCGCGATACTTTCTGCAACGGCCCGAAGGTCTAAAATCAAAGAGTGCGAGCGGGCTTGCGTGA
- a CDS encoding transglutaminase family protein translates to MIYDLRHVTNYAYEVPISSATLSLRVTPRSGFGQHRLDHALVIDPPPATLRVEQDFFGNTVTMATIETGLVSLTIEAQARVEVSRAAPPVAAPAWTQIVDQAVAVRSLDAEAPAHFLFASPHVALSAPVTDYAAGSFPPGRSIVEGARDLARRIRADFAYSPQVTDVSTPLDEAFARRRGVCQDFAHIMIAGLRGLGLPAAYVSGYIRTMPPAGQARLEGADATHAWVSVWCGDDIGWFGIDPTNAIDIGNDHIVLAVGRDFSDVSPVYGVFVGSGAQELEVGVDVVPVQTACER, encoded by the coding sequence GTGATTTACGATCTCCGTCATGTCACGAACTATGCGTATGAGGTGCCGATTTCGTCGGCGACCCTGTCTTTGCGGGTCACACCGCGCTCGGGCTTCGGGCAGCATCGTCTGGATCATGCGTTAGTGATCGATCCGCCGCCTGCAACGCTACGGGTAGAGCAGGATTTTTTCGGCAATACCGTAACGATGGCAACGATCGAGACTGGACTTGTTAGCCTGACCATCGAGGCGCAAGCACGTGTGGAGGTCTCGCGAGCAGCGCCACCTGTTGCGGCGCCGGCATGGACGCAGATCGTCGATCAGGCTGTCGCTGTGCGTTCGCTCGATGCGGAGGCACCAGCTCATTTCCTCTTCGCCAGTCCACATGTGGCGCTGTCCGCGCCGGTGACAGACTACGCGGCGGGGAGTTTTCCTCCGGGACGGTCGATCGTCGAAGGCGCGCGCGATTTGGCCCGGCGCATTCGCGCTGATTTCGCCTATTCACCGCAGGTCACCGATGTTTCGACACCCTTGGACGAGGCTTTCGCGCGGCGGCGTGGCGTGTGCCAGGATTTCGCGCATATCATGATCGCGGGCCTGCGCGGTCTTGGTTTGCCGGCGGCCTATGTCAGCGGATACATCCGCACGATGCCGCCAGCCGGGCAGGCGAGACTGGAAGGGGCCGATGCGACCCACGCCTGGGTATCGGTATGGTGCGGTGATGACATCGGCTGGTTCGGGATTGATCCGACCAATGCAATCGACATCGGCAACGATCACATTGTTCTCGCCGTCGGACGCGACTTCTCCGATGTCTCGCCAGTTTATGGCGTATTCGTTGGGTCGGGGGCCCAGGAGCTCGAGGTCGGCGTCGATGTGGTGCCGGTTCAAACCGCCTGCGAGCGCTAA
- a CDS encoding NADH-quinone oxidoreductase subunit NuoF, whose translation MTVRIFIPGDAGAIAVGADAVADALLHAAARRDLAVEIVRTGSRGLYWLEPMIEVQTGRGRVAYGPVEAADIEGLIEAGLLDGREHALCLGVAEEMPWLKRQTRLTFVRCGIVDPRSLDDYRAHDGYKGLAQALALGTETVIEEVIQSGLRGRGGAGFPTGIKWRTVAQTNAAQKYIVCNADEGDSGTFADRMIMEGDPFVLIEGMTIAGIATGATKGYVYIRSEYPHAIAAMEAAIVAARRGGMLGQRIAGSTFDFDLEVRSGAGAYVCGEETSLLESLEGRRGIVRAKPPLPAHKGLFGKPTVINNVLSFATIPIILEKGATFYRDFGMGRSRGTMPIQLAGNIKRGGLFEVAFGITLGELIDEIGGGTASGRPVRAVQVGGPLGAYFPRALFDTPFDYEAFAARDGLIGHGGIVVFDDTVDMAKQARFAMEFCALESCGKCTPCRIGSTRGVEVINRIIANEKRSDNLVVLEDLCNTMKFGSLCALGGFTPYPVMSALTHFPEDFGGAHPGLQAAE comes from the coding sequence ATGACGGTGCGTATCTTCATCCCGGGCGATGCCGGCGCGATCGCCGTCGGTGCTGACGCGGTGGCGGACGCACTGTTGCACGCCGCAGCCCGACGCGACCTTGCGGTCGAGATCGTGCGAACCGGGTCACGCGGATTGTACTGGCTGGAGCCGATGATCGAGGTGCAGACGGGCAGAGGCCGCGTCGCCTACGGTCCGGTCGAGGCAGCCGATATCGAAGGTTTGATCGAAGCCGGACTGCTGGATGGGCGCGAGCATGCGCTATGCCTCGGCGTGGCCGAGGAGATGCCCTGGTTGAAGCGGCAGACGCGGCTGACATTCGTGCGCTGTGGCATCGTCGATCCGCGCTCGCTCGATGATTATCGCGCTCACGATGGTTACAAGGGGCTTGCGCAGGCACTCGCGCTTGGCACCGAAACCGTGATTGAGGAGGTCATACAGTCCGGCCTGCGCGGGCGTGGTGGCGCGGGCTTTCCGACCGGCATCAAATGGCGCACGGTCGCGCAAACCAATGCAGCGCAGAAATACATCGTCTGCAATGCCGATGAGGGTGACAGCGGTACTTTCGCCGACCGGATGATCATGGAAGGTGATCCGTTCGTGCTGATCGAAGGCATGACGATCGCCGGCATCGCCACCGGTGCCACCAAGGGTTACGTCTATATCCGCTCCGAATATCCGCATGCGATTGCCGCGATGGAGGCTGCGATTGTCGCTGCGCGGCGCGGCGGCATGCTAGGTCAGCGTATCGCCGGATCGACTTTTGATTTCGATCTCGAGGTGCGCAGCGGTGCGGGGGCCTATGTCTGCGGCGAGGAGACCTCGCTGCTGGAAAGTCTTGAAGGGCGGCGCGGCATTGTCCGCGCGAAGCCACCCTTGCCAGCGCATAAGGGTCTGTTCGGCAAGCCGACCGTTATCAACAACGTGCTGTCGTTTGCGACCATTCCGATCATCCTGGAGAAGGGTGCGACCTTCTACCGCGACTTCGGCATGGGACGTTCGCGCGGCACCATGCCGATCCAGCTGGCTGGCAACATCAAACGCGGAGGCCTGTTCGAGGTCGCGTTCGGCATCACGCTCGGTGAACTTATCGATGAGATCGGCGGGGGAACCGCAAGTGGCCGCCCGGTACGCGCGGTACAGGTCGGCGGGCCGCTCGGCGCGTACTTCCCGCGCGCGCTGTTCGACACACCGTTCGACTATGAAGCGTTTGCTGCGCGTGACGGATTGATCGGTCATGGCGGCATCGTCGTGTTCGACGACACCGTGGACATGGCGAAGCAGGCACGCTTCGCAATGGAGTTCTGCGCGTTGGAATCCTGCGGCAAGTGCACACCGTGCCGGATCGGTTCGACCCGTGGCGTCGAGGTGATCAATCGTATCATCGCCAACGAGAAGCGCAGCGATAATCTCGTCGTCTTGGAAGACCTCTGCAACACCATGAAGTTCGGCTCGCTCTGCGCGCTGGGTGGCTTCACGCCGTATCCGGTGATGAGCGCACTGACCCATTTCCCCGAAGATTTTGGCGGGGCGCATCCGGGCCTCCAGGCGGCGGAATAG
- a CDS encoding tripartite tricarboxylate transporter substrate binding protein, with the protein MTMLYTRSAFAVALSVALSSTFAAAQDYPNRPITWVNGGTPGSVTDIGSRTYAKVLTEILGQSLIIENKPGAGGIISTEHVAHAKPDGYTILNGTSGPFGSYPSLYKKLTFDPLKDFIPVHGLSESPMIMIVRPNSPFRKLSDLIDYARKHPEKLNYSTTGLGAGSHLLMEMLQQAANVKTTVVPYKGSAQQITDLMGGNIDLVLDYSVVVTPLITSGQVIPIAVTGRKRLKHLPEIATIQEQGYPDVWLTAWSSVLAPAGTPPDVIDKLANAFEQMLKDPSIQKYADDNGANLMVGLKKEAFRDFIVQDMAKLKTVVEKANIRLD; encoded by the coding sequence ATGACTATGCTCTACACCCGCTCGGCCTTTGCCGTTGCGCTCTCGGTCGCTCTGTCATCGACATTTGCTGCGGCGCAAGATTATCCCAACCGGCCGATCACATGGGTTAACGGCGGAACTCCGGGAAGCGTTACTGATATCGGCTCGCGCACCTATGCCAAAGTCCTCACTGAAATCCTCGGCCAATCGTTGATCATCGAGAACAAGCCGGGCGCCGGCGGCATCATCTCCACCGAACATGTGGCGCATGCAAAGCCCGACGGTTACACCATCCTCAACGGCACCAGTGGCCCGTTCGGCTCCTACCCCTCGCTCTACAAGAAGCTCACCTTCGACCCGTTGAAAGATTTCATACCGGTGCACGGGCTGTCAGAATCGCCGATGATCATGATCGTCCGGCCGAACAGTCCCTTCCGCAAGCTCAGCGATTTGATCGACTACGCCAGAAAGCACCCGGAAAAGCTCAATTACAGCACCACCGGACTTGGAGCCGGCTCGCACCTGCTGATGGAAATGCTGCAGCAGGCTGCCAACGTCAAAACGACTGTCGTTCCCTACAAGGGATCGGCACAGCAGATCACCGATCTGATGGGTGGCAATATCGATCTCGTGCTCGACTATTCGGTGGTGGTCACGCCGCTCATCACCTCCGGCCAGGTTATCCCCATCGCCGTCACCGGCCGCAAACGATTGAAGCATCTGCCGGAGATCGCCACGATCCAGGAACAAGGCTATCCGGACGTCTGGCTGACGGCCTGGTCCTCCGTGCTTGCTCCCGCAGGCACGCCACCTGATGTGATCGACAAGCTCGCCAATGCATTCGAGCAGATGCTGAAGGATCCAAGCATCCAGAAGTATGCGGATGACAACGGCGCCAATCTGATGGTCGGCCTGAAGAAGGAAGCCTTCCGCGACTTCATCGTGCAGGACATGGCAAAATTGAAGACTGTGGTCGAGAAAGCAAACATTCGTCTCGATTGA
- a CDS encoding mandelate racemase/muconate lactonizing enzyme family protein — MMKITEIRGFHLSFPLAEPQGNALTFFRKRDALLVQIVTDSGLSGWGEAGNSPHAAGAFIRTRLAALVLGQSPADFGRHYLTMCAALGYDRRGAGMMGISAIDMALHDLAARMYGISVATLLGGAVRGKLFAYASGPFFREGSDPYHAYDREAEGYLKKHFKALKPRAGFTPHADGAMAMGLRRMIGKDSALMVDINQGYTAHAAIQSARRMEEAGLLWIEEPVQPEDIGGYQTVARAVPQAIAGGEALGNVRAFREFLAANTLAVLQPDLSVCGGYSGLREIAALARAYDVPVMPHVFGTTVNFHASMQMAAILEGKRGGGPAPYPFIEYDMMDNPLLQLCPPPPLDADGTLSVPDGPGTGLELSPQRLDPWIVGRWAEIL, encoded by the coding sequence ATGATGAAGATCACTGAAATCCGCGGGTTCCACCTGAGCTTCCCGCTTGCCGAACCACAGGGCAATGCGCTGACGTTCTTCCGCAAGCGCGACGCGCTGCTGGTGCAGATCGTCACCGATTCCGGGCTCTCCGGCTGGGGAGAAGCCGGCAATTCTCCCCATGCGGCCGGGGCTTTCATCCGCACACGCCTGGCGGCGCTCGTGCTCGGCCAATCGCCCGCCGATTTCGGCAGACACTATCTGACCATGTGCGCAGCACTCGGCTACGATCGACGGGGCGCCGGAATGATGGGGATTTCCGCCATCGACATGGCGCTCCACGATCTGGCCGCCCGAATGTATGGCATCAGCGTCGCAACCCTCTTGGGCGGTGCGGTGCGGGGCAAGCTGTTCGCCTACGCAAGCGGGCCCTTTTTTCGCGAAGGCTCCGATCCCTATCATGCATACGACCGCGAAGCGGAAGGCTATCTGAAGAAGCATTTCAAAGCCTTGAAGCCACGCGCCGGGTTCACGCCGCATGCAGATGGCGCCATGGCGATGGGGCTGCGCCGCATGATCGGCAAGGATTCGGCGCTGATGGTGGACATCAATCAAGGCTATACCGCCCATGCGGCCATTCAATCCGCCAGGCGTATGGAAGAGGCTGGTCTGCTTTGGATCGAGGAACCCGTCCAGCCTGAGGACATCGGCGGCTATCAGACTGTCGCGCGCGCTGTGCCGCAAGCGATCGCTGGCGGCGAAGCGCTGGGCAACGTCCGCGCGTTCCGCGAATTCCTGGCCGCAAATACCCTCGCAGTCTTACAACCCGACCTATCTGTCTGCGGCGGTTATAGTGGCTTGCGGGAGATCGCAGCGCTGGCACGCGCTTACGATGTTCCCGTCATGCCGCATGTGTTCGGAACAACCGTGAATTTCCATGCGTCGATGCAGATGGCAGCGATCCTGGAAGGTAAGCGCGGTGGCGGTCCCGCGCCTTATCCGTTCATTGAATACGATATGATGGACAACCCACTGCTACAGCTCTGTCCGCCACCGCCGCTCGATGCAGACGGCACACTTTCCGTTCCGGATGGACCTGGCACAGGCCTCGAGCTGTCGCCACAAAGGCTCGATCCATGGATCGTCGGGCGCTGGGCGGAAATCTTGTAG